The segment CCGGGGGCGCCGCATGGGGTACGGCGCTTGCCGCGAATCGAATTGAGGAGTGATGATATCACATGTGATGGCGGTCAGTCCTCACCTTCCCCGGTCGTTTCAGCCCCGACCGTTCCCTGCTCAAAAAACATGTTGCAGCTGCCAGGGTGTCGCACTATTGTTTAACGCCAGTCGATGACGGCGGCGGGCCCTTTGGGTTGGTGGGCCGGAAGACACGGTTGTTCAGGCTCTTTCGAGGTTGCAACGGAGGCGGGGGAAATGCGAGACCGGGTCAGCTGCGTGCTCGAGATCCCGATCGCCCTGGTGCTCACCCTGCTGATCGGGAGTTCGACGCCGACGCGGGCCGAGGAGCCGGAGGAACCCTTGCACGAGCGGATTGACCGGCTCGTGGAGGAGGCCAGCGCGGGGCCGAGGGCCGCGCTGGCGACCGACGGCGAGTTCCTCCGCCGGGTTGTGCTCGACCTGACGGGCACGATCCCCTCGGCCGAGCAGGCCCGCGCGTTCCTCGATGATCCCTCTCCGTACAAGCGGCAGCGGCTGATCGACGACCTGCTGGCGAGCCCCGGCTATGCGCGGCGGATGCAATACGTCTTCGACACCATGCTCATGGAGCGCCGCCGCGATCAGCACGTCCCGCGGGCCGACTGGGAAACGTTCCTGTACCGGGCCTTTGCCGAGAATCGGCCCTACGATCAGCTCGTCCGGGAGATTCTGGCCGCGGATGGTTCCGAGGCCCCCTCGGAACGGGCCCCCGCGAAGTTCGTCCTCGACCGCGGGGCCGATCCCGATCTGGTGACCCGTGACCTCGGCCGGATCTTCCTCGGCCGCGATCTGCAGTGCGCCCAGTGCCACGACCACCCCCTGGTCGAGGATTACCTGCAAGCCCACTACTACGGCCTTCGGGCCTTCCTCGACCGCACGAGCCTGTTCACCGAGCCGGGATCGGGCCGGGTGATGCTGGCCGAGACGGCCGAGGGGGAGACGACCTTCCAGTCGGTCTTCCGCAAGAGCGTGACCCACTCGACCGGCCCCCGGATTCTCGACGGCGCCTCGGTCGCCGAGCCGGAATTGCCCGAGGAGGAGCGTTACGTCGTCGCCCCGGAGAAGGACGTCCGTTCGGTGCCAACCTTCAGCCGCTTCGAGCAGCTCGCCGAGGCGCTGGCCTCCGATGAGGTCGAGCCGTTCGCCCGCAACGCCGCGAACCGCCTCTGGGCCCTCGTGATGAAGCGAGGGATCTACCACCCGCTCGACCTCGACCACTCGGACAACCCGCCGTCGCATCCCGAACTGCTCGACCTGCTGACGGCGGAGTTCCGGGCGATGGATTATGATCTCAAGGCATTTCTGCGCGAGCTGGCCCTGACCCGAACCTACCAGCGCTCGAGCGAGCCGCCCCCGGGCAGCGACGAGGCGGCCAGCGATCCGAGCCGCTTCGCCGTGGCCCTGCTCGCCCCGCTTTCTCCCGAGCAACTGGCCTGGAGCCTGATGCGCGGATTGGGGGTGGTCGAGCCCCAGGAACGGGCCGTCGAGGCTCAGCTCGATCATGCCGAGGCGTTTCTCTGCGAGGTTTGCCGGGACGATCCTGATCGTGCGCAGCGCCGCCCCTGGGTCGTCGAGCAGGAGGTCCAGGCGAAGCTCGCCGGCAACGTCACCACCTTCGTGCGCTACTTCGGGGCCACCGAGGGGCAGCCCGACGATGCCGTCGAGGCGAACGTTCATCAGGCCCTTTTTCTCAGTAACGGCGGACCGGTCCAGAACTGGGTCCAGCCCTCCGGCAGCAACCTGACCGCCCGCTTGCAGGCGATCGACGATCGGGACGTGCTGGCCGAGCAGCTCTACCTCAGTCTGTTGAGTCGTCGGCCCTCGGCCCAGGAGCGGGCCGAGGTCGTCGCCTTGCTTGAGGCACGCGGGGCCGACGGGCGATCGGCCGCAATCCGGGATCTCGCCTGGGCGTTGATCACCTCGGCCGAGTTTCGCTTCAACCACTGAGCCCCTGAACCGCCGTTTCC is part of the Tautonia marina genome and harbors:
- a CDS encoding DUF1549 domain-containing protein; this translates as MRDRVSCVLEIPIALVLTLLIGSSTPTRAEEPEEPLHERIDRLVEEASAGPRAALATDGEFLRRVVLDLTGTIPSAEQARAFLDDPSPYKRQRLIDDLLASPGYARRMQYVFDTMLMERRRDQHVPRADWETFLYRAFAENRPYDQLVREILAADGSEAPSERAPAKFVLDRGADPDLVTRDLGRIFLGRDLQCAQCHDHPLVEDYLQAHYYGLRAFLDRTSLFTEPGSGRVMLAETAEGETTFQSVFRKSVTHSTGPRILDGASVAEPELPEEERYVVAPEKDVRSVPTFSRFEQLAEALASDEVEPFARNAANRLWALVMKRGIYHPLDLDHSDNPPSHPELLDLLTAEFRAMDYDLKAFLRELALTRTYQRSSEPPPGSDEAASDPSRFAVALLAPLSPEQLAWSLMRGLGVVEPQERAVEAQLDHAEAFLCEVCRDDPDRAQRRPWVVEQEVQAKLAGNVTTFVRYFGATEGQPDDAVEANVHQALFLSNGGPVQNWVQPSGSNLTARLQAIDDRDVLAEQLYLSLLSRRPSAQERAEVVALLEARGADGRSAAIRDLAWALITSAEFRFNH